Within the Bdellovibrionales bacterium genome, the region AAATCCATGTCTTTCAACACTGATTCTATGACAAGAAGCCTAATAAATGCTGAATGTTAGACCTTTTAAAGACCCCTTTTTTGTCTGAAAAGCCCAAACCGCGCGCGCCTTTCCTACCCCTTTTAAGAATTCCCATTGTTTAAACGAAGAAAACTGATAATAATGGCCTTACTTTCCGTTTTCTTTTACTTGCGTGAGGTCGTACGTTGTCATCTTGTGATTTCTCGGCTCCCTCTCAAGGAGTTCAGGTCGAAGCCGTTGTAAAATGGTTTAACCTTTCAAAAGGTTTTGGTTTTGTCGCGCCTGCGGACAATTCTCCTGATGCCTTCATGCATGTGTCTGTTTTGACTCGCGCAGGGCTTCAGCAAATCGCGGAAGGAACAAAACTTCTGGTCGAAATCGACGACGGCCCCAAGGGACGCCAGATCCTTCAGATCATCTCGGTTCTGGGACAAGGGGAAGTGCCGCCCGAGTCTCTTCCATCGCGCCCTATCCCCACGGGCCCGACTGAAGACATGCAAGGCACGGTCAAATGGTTCAAGCCGGAAAAAGGCTTCGGCTTTGTTGCGCCCGAAGATGGCGGCAAGGATATCTTTATCCATAAAAGCATTGTCGCCCGCCTTGGGCTTGCGACCTTGGAAAATGGACAGCATGTCAAAATGGCCGTCCACACATCCCCCAAGGGCCGCGAAGCCGTATCGGTTGAGCTGCTTTAAGAGGTCTTTATTGCCCCGTTAGGATGCGATCAACCAGCTGCTTGACAATCGGGATTGCTGCGCCCGCATAGAACGGGTCTTCGCCAAAGCGATAGCAATTATGCCCTGCAAACATCAGATAATTGTCAATATCGCCCTCATGCGCGACGTTTTGCAGCGACTTTTGAATGCAGAACGAGCGCGGATCGGCCATGCGTCCCGTCGTGCCGCTTTCGCCTTGCGACCAGTTCGAAAATTGGCACTGCGACAGGCAACCCATGCAGTTGGTTTGATCCACCTGAATCTCACGCGCCTCTTCGGGCGTGACGAAAATCAGTGTGCTGTCGGGCGTACGCAAAGCCTTGGTTAGCCCCGCCTGCATCCAGCCTTCGGCCTTGGAAAGATCATCCGGCAAGATATAGATCGGATTGCCAACCGGCCCCGTTTTAAAGGTCTGCGTAAAGCCATCGCGCGATTCCGTCACATAGGGAATCTGCCGCTCACTGCGCTCATAAAGCTTCTTGAGGAACGGGTTCAAAACCGCCGAGGAATAAAAGCCCGTTGGCGAGAATTTGTTCAACGCCACGTCGCCTTTGCGCACCGTCAAAAGCCTATCCTTCCAGCTTTGCGGGATGGGGCTTTCCTTGGTCAAAAGGGGACGCGTGCCAAATTGAAACGCGATGGGACCAAGTTCAGGATTATCGATCCAGTCCTGCCACTCGGACAGCCACCACACGCCGCCCGCCATGATAATCGGCGTCTCGCCAAGGCCGTATTCGCGCATTTGCTGGCGCAAGGCCATAACGCGGGGATAGGGATCTTCGGGAACCAAAGGATCCTCGCTGTTCGACAGGCCATTATGGCCGCCCGCCCGCCACGGATCTTCATAAACCACGCCGCCCAGAAGCTCGCGCGTTTTGTTGAACGAGCGCAACCACAGCGCACGAAAGGCGCGAGCCGAGGAAACGATAGGATAGTAGAAAAGGTTATAGCGGCCCGCAATTTCGGACACGCGGTAAGGCATACCCGCCCCACACGTCACGCCGTGGACAAGGCCTTTTGTGCCTTCCAAAACGCCTTCCAAAATACGCTCGGCTCCGCCCATTTCCCACAAAACATTGATGTGTAGCGCGCCGTGTCCGCCGGAAACCTCATGCGCTTTTTGAAGCTGCGCGATGCCGCCTGCGATGCCATAGGCCACAAGCTCTTCATGCCGATCTTGGCGCGTTTTGCCGCGATAAAATTGGGGAATGCGAACGCCGTTTTCGTCATAGCTGTCGGCATTGACCGCCGATACCGTTCCAATGCCACCAGCAGCCGCCCATGAACCAGAGCTTATTCCATTGGTCGCAGAAATACCCTTCCCGCCTTCAATCAAGGGCAGGACTTCCCGTCCAGACATGCGCACAGCGCTCAGTGTTTTCACGCGTATCCTATCCTTTCAAAGGGAATATCCCATTATAAACAATCAAGTATAGCTCGCGGGCAACCAGCATAGACGGCGGCGACGCCCCAATCCAGCAATTCTTTTGCCCGCTCAGGCTGCTGCACCGTGTAGGCCAGCAAAGGAACCTTATACCCAATCATTTCCTGCACGCGCGCTTGCGTGAGTTGTTCTTCATAAACGCAAATCGCGCTTGCCTCAACTTGATCAACCTTATCGCGCCACTTCACGTCCCAGCGATCCATCAAAACGCAACGCGGCCAATGAGGCTCAAGCTGCGCCGCAACCTCAAGGCATTCTAGATCAAAGCTGGAAATAACAGGAAGATCATCACGGTCAGGCCATATTTTCGCCATTTCAATCATGGTGACCATCGTCGTCGCCTTGGCCCGTCCAGGGCAAGGCTTGATCTCGACAATCACCGACATATCACTAGCCAGAACAGCGGAAATGACATCGACCAACAAAGGAATCTTCTCGCCTTTAAAGCGAGGATCAAAAGAGACCCCCGCATCAAGATTCTGGAGCGTCTCCCACGTCGCCTCAGCCACAAAGCCTTGGCCGGTCGTGGTGCGCTCCAACGTCTCGTCGTGCATCAAAATGGGGATACCGTCATAGGTTATTTTGACGTCGAACTCGATCCACTTCGCGCCTTGCGCTTTGGCTTCGCGCACCGAGGCCAATGTGTTTTCGGGCGCATTAAGCCCCGCCCCTCGGTGGGCGATGACAGGCGGATTAAAGGCAAGGTGTGGAATCATGGTTGAAAAGTATTAGCTGAAAAAACGAGCCGTTTCCATCCTTTGTTTTTAAATGTGTTTAGGGGCTGGTTTGGGTGTTTTCTGTTTAGATGGATCCATCATCCTCTTGCGGGAGGGCACGAAAAACGCACCAGCTTTTTCGGTAAGAG harbors:
- a CDS encoding cold shock domain-containing protein, with the protein product MQGTVKWFKPEKGFGFVAPEDGGKDIFIHKSIVARLGLATLENGQHVKMAVHTSPKGREAVSVELL
- a CDS encoding glycerophosphodiester phosphodiesterase family protein, whose translation is MIPHLAFNPPVIAHRGAGLNAPENTLASVREAKAQGAKWIEFDVKITYDGIPILMHDETLERTTTGQGFVAEATWETLQNLDAGVSFDPRFKGEKIPLLVDVISAVLASDMSVIVEIKPCPGRAKATTMVTMIEMAKIWPDRDDLPVISSFDLECLEVAAQLEPHWPRCVLMDRWDVKWRDKVDQVEASAICVYEEQLTQARVQEMIGYKVPLLAYTVQQPERAKELLDWGVAAVYAGCPRAILDCL